Proteins from one Chroococcidiopsis sp. CCMEE 29 genomic window:
- a CDS encoding MFS transporter, giving the protein METLSNPALEILEPLPVSTAVLPPEPLQKISKQSIRTSLKASTLDGIFAAIFTSITSGVLLTNFLLRLGASPIEIGMLSSLPMLVNLLQPIGAYIAERTTSRHLYCLWIYGPARLIWLILLLGIGWFSWSHPNPHQLVSLTLGLLFLSHIVGALGSSSWLSWMTALVPHRLRGRYFGRRNSAASLTILIGVPLLGFAVSAWPGGTIEGYGLILLLGVVAGLVSLSCQFFMVDVNPQFPTATALASSKPEGFPALDPATLECQSTKVSILKDSNFLRFLLYFGLWTFAVNLSAPFFNLYLLDNLALDLTWVTIYASLTSGANLLMLLFWGKLADRLGNRPLLLLVGILVAVTPLFWVGAGADPVSRWLWLPLIHLLTGGTWAAIDLCSNNIQMEVAPVEHPSTYFAIAAAVAGVCGALGTTAGGELAQLAPIGGLPGLFALSAGVRLLALFPLVFVREPRSQSVVHVLQNLLGGKQRAALVQAVGITHSAQ; this is encoded by the coding sequence GTGGAAACCTTGTCTAACCCAGCTTTAGAGATATTAGAACCACTTCCGGTCTCAACAGCGGTACTACCCCCAGAACCGCTGCAAAAAATTTCCAAACAAAGCATTCGGACTAGTCTTAAGGCTTCTACACTCGATGGCATCTTTGCCGCTATCTTTACCAGCATTACTAGCGGCGTCTTGCTCACTAATTTCTTGCTTCGACTCGGTGCTAGCCCTATAGAAATTGGGATGCTGTCATCACTTCCTATGCTGGTGAATTTGCTGCAACCAATCGGAGCCTACATTGCAGAACGCACTACCAGCCGCCATCTTTATTGCTTGTGGATCTACGGTCCAGCGCGGCTGATATGGCTGATTTTATTGCTGGGGATTGGGTGGTTCAGCTGGTCTCATCCTAACCCCCACCAGTTAGTCAGCTTGACACTGGGATTGCTCTTTTTGTCTCATATTGTGGGAGCTTTGGGATCTTCTTCCTGGCTTAGCTGGATGACAGCCTTAGTTCCCCATCGGTTGCGGGGCAGATATTTTGGTCGTCGCAATAGTGCTGCTAGCTTAACCATACTAATTGGCGTGCCGCTGCTTGGATTTGCTGTATCGGCTTGGCCCGGTGGCACAATCGAGGGGTACGGTTTAATCTTGCTTCTGGGAGTTGTAGCTGGGCTAGTGAGTCTAAGCTGTCAGTTTTTTATGGTGGATGTAAATCCGCAATTCCCAACAGCTACAGCCCTTGCGTCGTCAAAACCAGAAGGATTTCCCGCCCTCGATCCAGCTACATTGGAGTGCCAATCCACTAAGGTCAGCATCTTAAAAGACTCAAACTTCTTGAGGTTTCTGCTCTACTTTGGTTTGTGGACTTTTGCCGTTAACCTCAGCGCACCTTTCTTTAATCTCTATCTTCTGGACAATTTGGCGTTAGACCTCACCTGGGTGACAATTTACGCGAGTTTGACCTCTGGTGCGAACTTACTAATGCTGCTGTTCTGGGGTAAATTAGCAGATCGGCTAGGAAATCGTCCGCTGTTGTTGTTGGTCGGTATCTTAGTAGCGGTGACTCCTTTATTTTGGGTGGGCGCTGGGGCTGATCCAGTTTCTCGATGGTTATGGCTACCGCTGATACATTTACTGACAGGCGGGACATGGGCAGCGATTGACTTGTGCAGCAATAATATCCAGATGGAAGTTGCCCCAGTTGAGCATCCTTCGACATACTTTGCGATCGCCGCTGCTGTTGCTGGTGTCTGTGGGGCTTTGGGAACAACCGCAGGTGGCGAACTCGCTCAGCTAGCTCCGATCGGTGGCTTACCTGGACTATTTGCCCTCTCAGCGGGCGTGCGATTGCTTGCTCTATTCCCGTTGGTCTTTGTGCGAGAACCACGCAGTCAATCAGTAGTCCACGTCCTCCAAAATCTCCTCGGCGGTAAGCAGCGAGCAGCACTCGTACAAGCAGTGGGGATTACACATTCGGCACAATAA
- the rpsD gene encoding 30S ribosomal protein S4 — translation MSRYRGPRLRIVRRLGDLPGLTRKSARRAYPPGQHGQARKKRSEYAIRLEEKQKLRFNYGLTEKQMLRYVRRARRVTGSTGQVLLQLLEMRLDNTVFRLGMAPTIPAARQLVSHGHVTVNGRVVNIPSYQCRPGEAIAVANREQSRKLVETNLQYPGLANLPSHLEFDKNKLEGRVNGLVEREWIALQVNELLVVEYYSRQA, via the coding sequence ATGTCCCGCTATCGAGGACCACGCCTGAGAATTGTACGTCGCCTGGGCGATCTGCCAGGATTAACTCGCAAAAGCGCCAGACGCGCTTATCCACCTGGACAGCATGGGCAAGCACGCAAGAAGCGTTCTGAGTATGCTATCCGGCTAGAAGAGAAGCAAAAACTCCGCTTTAACTATGGTCTGACTGAAAAACAGATGCTGCGTTATGTGCGTAGAGCCAGACGAGTTACCGGTTCTACCGGACAAGTGCTGCTGCAACTACTGGAAATGCGTCTGGATAACACAGTCTTTCGTTTGGGAATGGCTCCCACCATCCCCGCTGCCCGCCAGTTGGTGAGTCATGGTCACGTGACAGTTAACGGTCGCGTAGTCAACATTCCCAGCTATCAGTGCCGACCTGGAGAGGCCATTGCTGTTGCTAACCGGGAGCAATCACGTAAGCTGGTGGAGACCAACTTGCAATACCCCGGCTTAGCGAATTTGCCCAGTCACCTGGAATTCGACAAAAACAAGCTGGAAGGTAGAGTTAACGGCTTAGTTGAGCGCGAATGGATAGCGTTACAAGTTAACGAACTGCTAGTGGTTGAGTACTACTCACGACAAGCCTAA
- the moaA gene encoding GTP 3',8-cyclase MoaA: MNQVDYLRISLIDRCNFRCQYCMPEGAELDYILRQQLLTNEELLTLIQAVFIPVGFTRFRLTGGEPLLRPGVVDLVQAIASLPQSQDLSMTTNGFLLAGMAQELYSAGLRRINISLDSLEPEIFDQIIGNRGRARWQKVWDGIQAAYQVGFDPLKLNVVVIPGVNDHEVMDLAALTIERQWHVRFIEFMPIGNAQMFSDQGWVPSAELRQRIRARWGLTESQVRGSGPADVFQIPGAKGTLGFISQMSECFCDRCNRMRLSADGWLRPCLLNESNQIDLKTALRAGTDPAELRSQVIQLLALKPEINFKQRESGTTGAYSRTMSQIGG; encoded by the coding sequence ATGAATCAAGTAGACTATCTGCGGATTAGTTTAATCGACCGCTGCAATTTCCGGTGTCAGTATTGCATGCCGGAAGGAGCAGAGCTGGACTATATCCTGCGGCAACAGTTGTTAACCAATGAGGAACTACTGACCCTGATTCAAGCGGTTTTTATCCCAGTTGGATTTACACGGTTTCGCTTAACTGGGGGTGAACCGCTGCTGCGTCCCGGTGTGGTGGACTTGGTGCAGGCGATCGCCTCCCTCCCCCAAAGCCAAGATCTGTCAATGACTACGAATGGGTTTTTGCTAGCTGGGATGGCGCAGGAACTCTATAGTGCTGGACTGCGGCGAATTAATATTAGCCTTGACTCGCTCGAACCAGAGATTTTTGACCAAATTATCGGTAATCGCGGTCGAGCTCGCTGGCAAAAAGTCTGGGATGGCATTCAGGCTGCTTATCAGGTGGGATTTGATCCCCTAAAGCTGAATGTAGTCGTGATTCCCGGTGTGAATGACCACGAAGTGATGGATCTAGCTGCACTGACAATTGAACGACAGTGGCACGTCCGATTTATTGAATTTATGCCCATTGGTAATGCCCAGATGTTTAGCGATCAAGGCTGGGTGCCTTCAGCTGAATTACGTCAACGTATCCGCGCTCGCTGGGGATTGACTGAATCACAAGTTCGCGGTAGCGGTCCAGCCGATGTATTTCAGATTCCAGGGGCAAAAGGTACACTCGGATTTATTAGCCAGATGTCGGAATGTTTTTGCGATCGCTGTAACCGAATGCGCCTCTCAGCAGATGGCTGGTTGCGTCCCTGCCTTCTAAATGAAAGTAATCAAATTGACTTGAAAACTGCCCTTCGCGCTGGTACTGACCCAGCTGAACTGCGATCGCAGGTTATACAACTCCTGGCACTGAAGCCAGAAATTAACTTCAAGCAACGAGAATCTGGTACGACTGGTGCTTACAGCCGCACCATGTCGCAAATTGGTGGCTAA
- a CDS encoding MFS transporter gives MENDCSANHLPFLLQPSTRQVWVQASGRLLYQAGYGSIQFFIPLIFVNHVGLSATAVGIGMGSGSLAGIIGHFLGGYLTDSQTYGRKRTLLLSAGLSIPSAAVLALTQKLPLLVIANLIMGLSAGCYWTAADAAVMDVTAPEQRHKAFALMVLADSLGAGLGILGGGILLPLLDQAQMLFLVGSLILLLFMILIQVAIPENRPENLGYSDTLQGFAVALKDRSLRLFVLVNVLFTTYIALVNSILPLYFTDIVTTSAAATTEQGASVASVANLFTWCYVGFGAILQLPLVQVLGSLLRVKVLLISMLLWGAGFFLVWVSGVMTSSQVICIIASLCVLSIATAIYKPFAPAIVAELAPESLRGVYLAISYQCWSIGYFVGPVLGGWAMDRSRTIAHNSWIAASTSTISGLIILYLLSQRKVSNPSVLITDG, from the coding sequence GTGGAAAATGATTGCAGTGCAAATCATCTACCATTTTTACTCCAACCATCAACTCGCCAAGTCTGGGTTCAGGCAAGCGGTCGGTTACTCTATCAGGCTGGATACGGCTCAATCCAGTTTTTTATTCCGCTCATTTTTGTTAACCATGTGGGGCTGTCAGCAACTGCAGTTGGGATTGGCATGGGAAGCGGTTCACTGGCAGGCATTATTGGACATTTCCTAGGTGGATATTTAACAGACTCTCAGACGTATGGGCGCAAACGAACACTACTATTATCTGCAGGGCTGTCCATTCCATCTGCTGCCGTCTTAGCGCTAACCCAGAAGTTGCCGCTGCTAGTCATTGCCAATCTGATCATGGGTTTGAGTGCAGGGTGTTATTGGACGGCTGCTGATGCTGCTGTCATGGATGTAACAGCCCCAGAGCAACGCCACAAGGCATTTGCACTCATGGTATTGGCAGATAGTCTCGGAGCAGGACTTGGGATCTTGGGTGGAGGAATATTGCTGCCCCTGCTCGATCAGGCACAAATGCTCTTTCTGGTCGGTAGCCTCATCCTCCTGTTGTTTATGATCCTGATCCAAGTGGCGATCCCAGAGAACCGACCGGAAAACTTAGGGTATTCTGACACCTTGCAAGGGTTTGCCGTAGCACTGAAAGACCGCTCACTGAGACTATTTGTTCTAGTCAATGTCCTCTTTACAACCTACATTGCTCTAGTCAATAGTATATTGCCGTTGTACTTCACAGACATTGTTACAACGAGTGCTGCGGCGACTACAGAACAAGGGGCTTCAGTAGCAAGTGTCGCGAACTTATTTACCTGGTGTTATGTCGGTTTTGGAGCGATATTGCAGTTGCCGCTGGTACAGGTACTCGGCTCGTTGCTGCGGGTAAAGGTTCTGCTAATTTCGATGCTGCTATGGGGAGCTGGATTTTTCCTGGTGTGGGTAAGCGGAGTGATGACATCAAGCCAGGTTATCTGCATAATTGCATCGCTGTGTGTGTTGTCGATCGCAACTGCAATTTATAAACCCTTTGCACCTGCGATCGTCGCAGAGTTAGCTCCTGAGTCCTTGCGAGGAGTCTATCTTGCTATTAGTTACCAATGTTGGTCAATCGGCTATTTCGTCGGCCCCGTTCTGGGAGGATGGGCAATGGATCGGTCGCGAACAATTGCTCACAACTCATGGATAGCTGCTTCCACTAGCACAATCAGCGGTCTGATCATTTTGTATCTTCTGAGCCAAAGGAAAGTTTCAAATCCTTCTGTTCTAATCACTGATGGGTAG
- the guaA gene encoding glutamine-hydrolyzing GMP synthase — protein sequence MTLQTQTPPQIEFLGQLNRQMIVILDFGSQYSELLARRIRETQVYSEVLSYRTTAEQLQKLNPKGIILSGGPSSVYDNGAPQCDSEIWHLGVPILGVCYGMQLMVNQLGGQVVRAERGEYGKASLLIDDPTDLLTNVENGTTMWMSHGDSCNRLPDGFEVLAHTENTPCAAIAHHEKKLYGVQFHPEVVHSIGGLALIRNFVYHICDCEPTWTTAAFVEEAIREVRAKVGDKRVLLALSGGVDSSTLAFLMYKAIGDQLTCVFIDQGFMRKLEPERLLKLFQEQFHIPVEYVNARDRFLATIAGVTDPEEKRRRIGHEFIRVFEEASKGFGPFDYLAQGTLYPDVIESADTNVDPKTGERVAVKIKSHHNVGGLPKDLRFKLVEPLRKLFKDEVRKVGRSIGLPEEIVQRQPFPGPGLAIRIIGEVTAERLDILRDADYIVRQEINRRGIYHDFWQAFAVLLPIRSVGVMGDQRTYAYPVVLRLVSSEDGMTADWSRVPYDVLEGISNRIVNEVRGVNRVVYDITSKPPGTIEWE from the coding sequence GTGACTCTACAGACGCAAACACCGCCTCAAATCGAATTTTTGGGGCAGCTGAATCGCCAAATGATTGTGATTCTTGACTTCGGTTCTCAGTACTCTGAGCTGCTTGCCCGTCGGATTCGTGAGACTCAGGTCTATTCTGAAGTCCTTTCTTACCGCACCACAGCTGAACAGTTACAGAAGTTGAATCCTAAGGGAATTATTCTCTCTGGTGGTCCTAGTTCTGTATATGACAATGGTGCTCCTCAATGCGACTCGGAGATTTGGCATCTAGGTGTTCCTATCTTGGGTGTCTGCTATGGGATGCAGCTGATGGTGAACCAGTTAGGTGGGCAAGTAGTTCGGGCTGAGCGGGGGGAGTATGGTAAGGCATCGTTGTTGATCGACGATCCCACAGACTTGCTGACTAATGTAGAAAACGGCACAACGATGTGGATGAGTCATGGTGACTCGTGTAATCGGTTGCCAGACGGGTTTGAGGTACTGGCGCATACGGAAAATACTCCCTGTGCGGCGATCGCTCACCACGAAAAGAAGCTCTACGGTGTCCAGTTCCATCCAGAGGTCGTGCATTCAATTGGTGGTCTAGCTCTAATCCGCAACTTCGTGTACCATATCTGCGACTGCGAACCAACTTGGACAACCGCTGCCTTCGTGGAAGAAGCAATCCGGGAAGTTCGAGCCAAAGTGGGCGATAAGCGAGTATTGTTGGCGCTTTCGGGAGGTGTGGATTCTTCTACACTTGCCTTTTTAATGTATAAAGCGATCGGCGATCAGCTAACTTGCGTATTTATCGACCAAGGCTTCATGCGAAAACTGGAGCCAGAAAGATTACTGAAGCTGTTCCAAGAGCAATTTCATATTCCAGTTGAGTACGTAAATGCACGCGATCGCTTCCTGGCCACGATCGCTGGTGTCACCGATCCAGAAGAAAAGCGTCGTCGGATTGGACACGAATTCATCCGCGTGTTTGAAGAAGCATCCAAAGGCTTTGGTCCTTTTGATTATCTAGCTCAAGGCACCCTCTATCCAGATGTCATCGAATCAGCTGACACCAACGTTGACCCTAAAACTGGTGAACGAGTAGCAGTAAAAATTAAAAGCCATCATAACGTTGGTGGTTTGCCCAAAGATCTGCGATTCAAACTGGTCGAACCCTTACGCAAACTGTTCAAAGATGAAGTTCGCAAAGTCGGACGATCAATTGGCTTACCAGAAGAAATTGTACAGCGGCAACCTTTCCCCGGTCCTGGATTGGCAATTCGCATCATTGGCGAAGTCACAGCAGAACGATTAGACATTCTGCGCGATGCTGATTACATTGTGCGTCAGGAAATCAATCGACGCGGCATCTACCACGATTTCTGGCAGGCTTTTGCTGTCCTGCTACCCATCCGTAGTGTAGGTGTCATGGGAGATCAACGCACTTATGCTTATCCGGTTGTCTTGCGCTTGGTTTCCAGCGAAGATGGAATGACAGCTGATTGGTCTCGCGTCCCTTACGATGTGTTAGAAGGAATTTCCAACCGCATTGTCAATGAAGTACGGGGTGTAAATCGAGTCGTATATGACATTACCTCGAAACCACCTGGCACGATTGAGTGGGAGTAG
- a CDS encoding DUF3134 domain-containing protein, which translates to MLNSPLREEPREQRAAVIRSDKEFSILEWLKASGRLVERETQEPEYLNEVEEISELIAVDDLTYELDDDDTSIDLED; encoded by the coding sequence ATGCTTAACAGTCCTTTACGTGAAGAACCTCGTGAGCAGCGAGCTGCTGTAATTCGTTCAGATAAAGAGTTTAGTATCTTAGAATGGTTAAAGGCAAGCGGTCGCCTAGTGGAGCGCGAAACTCAAGAACCTGAGTATCTAAATGAAGTAGAAGAAATCTCCGAGCTTATAGCAGTTGACGATCTCACTTACGAGCTTGATGATGATGACACTAGTATCGATTTAGAGGACTAG
- a CDS encoding methyltransferase domain-containing protein — MPNPNLIHIPKATRYQNAALNYYLELTGSPYLHYGYWEPLPDSSTELTLVQLRTAQEAYIAKLLTFIPVGTNTVLDVGCGTGGNATYLLDRGFTVEGLAPDPFQQEKFVSQTNGQAPFHLTKFEDFKRTHSYDLILFSESSQYIAALDLAQGAARLLNGGGYLLLADMLRVDAKYHEGIFSNCHVSNVLHAALVQAGFNLVKSEDISTQVAPTIDLCINNFRTFGLSTIKYIAALVAIAVPPLHALLRWIFNRWIQKLIVEGLEARTIFDRHLCYEIQLWQLSEKDE; from the coding sequence ATGCCGAACCCAAACTTAATTCATATTCCTAAAGCGACTCGCTACCAAAATGCTGCGCTCAATTACTATCTAGAACTTACAGGTTCACCTTATCTCCATTACGGGTATTGGGAGCCGCTGCCTGACTCTAGTACAGAGCTGACTCTTGTGCAGCTGCGCACCGCTCAGGAAGCCTATATAGCCAAACTTTTGACTTTCATCCCAGTGGGAACAAACACCGTGTTAGACGTCGGCTGTGGTACTGGTGGCAATGCTACCTACCTCCTCGACCGTGGCTTCACTGTTGAGGGACTGGCACCCGATCCGTTCCAGCAAGAGAAATTTGTCAGCCAGACTAACGGTCAGGCACCGTTTCACTTAACGAAGTTTGAGGATTTCAAACGAACCCACTCTTACGACCTCATCCTCTTCAGTGAGAGTAGCCAGTATATTGCTGCGCTTGACCTTGCTCAAGGTGCTGCTCGTTTGCTAAATGGTGGTGGCTATCTGCTGCTTGCCGATATGCTTCGCGTTGATGCTAAATACCATGAGGGGATCTTCTCCAATTGTCATGTTAGCAATGTTCTTCACGCTGCGTTAGTGCAGGCTGGGTTCAATTTAGTTAAGTCTGAGGACATCTCAACCCAGGTAGCGCCAACGATTGACTTGTGTATTAACAACTTCCGTACTTTTGGGTTGAGCACTATCAAGTATATTGCCGCTCTCGTGGCGATCGCTGTTCCACCGTTGCACGCACTCTTGCGTTGGATATTTAATCGCTGGATTCAAAAGCTAATCGTCGAGGGCTTAGAAGCACGCACAATTTTTGACCGCCATCTTTGTTATGAAATTCAGCTCTGGCAGTTATCCGAAAAAGATGAATAA
- a CDS encoding NblA/ycf18 family protein, with amino-acid sequence MNQPIELSLEQEFSLRSFADQVQQMSREQAQEFLLMLHKQMIIQETMYQQFLKHEWKIDSGAVAG; translated from the coding sequence ATGAATCAGCCTATTGAATTATCTTTAGAGCAGGAATTTAGCCTCAGAAGCTTCGCCGACCAAGTGCAGCAGATGTCCCGCGAACAAGCCCAAGAGTTTTTGCTCATGCTGCATAAACAGATGATAATTCAGGAAACAATGTACCAACAATTTCTGAAGCATGAGTGGAAAATAGATTCAGGCGCAGTTGCTGGGTAA
- the cbiD gene encoding cobalt-precorrin-5B (C(1))-methyltransferase CbiD, with product MLPVNPPRSGYTLPVFACAAAIAALHWLRHQRSLPIVTVDLVEPAQTVEIPVEQVAGLTEGMALGITRSDPGDNLDLTRDTPIWALVEWEGRAGGAGGAGGAGEEEKSVLIKGGEGIGRQLIADRQAAIYTYARRLLRENLDRLLEPGEKIAVTIILPEGRRLAERTSNAAFGVVDGLSLLGTTGISQPLSAPGQLEASREQVQKASHFDYLVFCVGENGLDLAQKMGFNPKQLVKTANWLGPLLVEAGLQGVKEILLFGYHGKLMKLAGGIFHTHHHLADGRLEILTAHCANLGLPTSMLQVIFASPTAEAALKYLRDLDTTTGSDWVSQVYGAIAQSIDSRSQDYIFNHSERQVNVGSILFDRQRQIIVKSKTASTLLAYLC from the coding sequence ATGCTCCCAGTTAATCCACCCCGTTCTGGATATACATTGCCAGTGTTTGCTTGTGCTGCCGCCATTGCTGCTTTGCATTGGTTACGCCACCAGCGATCGCTTCCAATAGTAACAGTTGATTTAGTTGAACCAGCCCAAACAGTAGAAATCCCGGTTGAGCAAGTAGCTGGGCTTACAGAAGGGATGGCTTTAGGCATTACTCGCAGCGATCCAGGCGATAACCTTGATTTGACTCGTGATACACCGATTTGGGCATTGGTGGAGTGGGAAGGGAGAGCAGGGGGAGCAGGGGGAGCAGGGGGAGCAGGGGAAGAGGAGAAGTCAGTGCTGATCAAAGGTGGGGAAGGGATTGGGCGGCAGCTGATTGCTGATCGGCAAGCTGCCATCTACACTTACGCACGAAGGCTATTGCGAGAAAACCTGGATCGGCTGCTGGAACCAGGGGAAAAAATTGCAGTGACGATTATTCTACCGGAAGGGCGACGCTTGGCAGAGCGCACCTCTAATGCTGCCTTTGGTGTGGTGGATGGACTATCTCTACTCGGGACAACTGGCATTTCCCAACCTTTGAGTGCTCCAGGTCAGCTGGAGGCAAGTCGAGAGCAAGTCCAAAAAGCAAGCCATTTTGATTATTTAGTATTCTGTGTGGGAGAAAATGGCTTAGATTTAGCGCAAAAAATGGGTTTTAACCCAAAACAATTAGTTAAAACTGCCAATTGGTTAGGACCGCTACTAGTAGAAGCTGGATTACAGGGTGTCAAGGAAATTTTATTGTTTGGCTATCATGGCAAGCTAATGAAACTTGCAGGAGGGATTTTTCACACCCACCATCACCTTGCTGATGGACGTTTAGAAATTCTCACGGCTCACTGTGCCAACCTCGGTTTACCAACGTCAATGCTACAAGTTATTTTTGCCAGCCCCACTGCTGAAGCGGCACTGAAATATTTACGGGATTTGGATACCACCACTGGCAGCGATTGGGTAAGCCAGGTCTATGGTGCGATCGCCCAAAGCATTGACTCTCGCTCCCAAGACTATATCTTCAACCACAGTGAACGGCAAGTTAATGTCGGTTCAATTCTGTTCGACCGCCAGCGTCAAATTATCGTTAAAAGTAAAACTGCTTCCACGCTGTTAGCATACTTGTGTTAA